Proteins encoded in a region of the Coffea eugenioides isolate CCC68of chromosome 4, Ceug_1.0, whole genome shotgun sequence genome:
- the LOC113768230 gene encoding thioredoxin-like protein YLS8, with product MSYLLPHLHSGWAVDQAILAEEERLVIIRFGHDWDETCMQMDEVLASVAETMKNFAVMYLVDITEVPDFNTMYELYDPSTIMFFFRNKHIMIDLGTGNNNKINWAMKDKQEFIDIVETVYRGARKGRGLVIAPKDYSTKYRY from the exons atgTCATACTTGCTGCCTCACCTTCATTCTGGCTGGGCTGTTGACCAGGCTATCCTTGCAGAAGAGGAACGACTTGTTATCATCAGGTTCGGGCATGATTGGGATGAGACTTGTATGCAG ATGGATGAAGTGTTAGCATCAGTTGCCGAGACAATGAAGAACTTTGCTGTGATGTACTTGGTTGATATAACTGAGGTGCCTGATTTCAATACGATGTATGAGCTGTATGACCCATCCACAATTATGTTTTTCTTTAGGAACAAGCACATCATGATTGATCTTGGTACTGGAAACAACAACAAGATCAACTGGGCAATGAAGGACAAACAGGAGTTCATCGACATTGTTGAGACCGTGTACCGCGGTGCAAGAAAAGGTCGTGGTCTTGTAATTGCACCCAAAGATTACTCTACCAAGTACCGATACTAA